In one Lolium rigidum isolate FL_2022 chromosome 3, APGP_CSIRO_Lrig_0.1, whole genome shotgun sequence genomic region, the following are encoded:
- the LOC124698141 gene encoding gamma-interferon-responsive lysosomal thiol protein-like — MAARLYHFLPLAALLLLVGAGDVAAAGNGKVPVALYYESLCPASADFVVNHLAKIFKDGLLDAADVNLVPYGNAKVRVNGAISCQHGPYECILNNVEACAINAWPDLNVHFGFINCVEELVVKNKREEWESCFQKQGLDPKPVMECYNSERGQKLSLKYGKQTDALVPPHKYVPWVVVDGQPLYDNFESFICKAYKGHPPKACQGLSRQYPIMQQVVKAGNGVSYNSADAEEVDDSVDGEIEMVRDDGN, encoded by the exons ATGGCCGCTCGTCTCTACCATTTCCTCCCACTCGCGGCTCTCCTCCTGCTGGTCGGCGCTGGCGATGTCGCCGCGGCGGGGAACGGGAAGGTGCCCGTGGCCCTCTACTACGAGTCGCTGTGCCCCGCCTCTGCGGACTTCGTGGTGAACCACCTCGCCAAAATATTCAAGGACGGCCTCCTCGACGCCGCGGACGTCAACCTCGTCCCCTACGGCAACGCCAAGGTCCGCGTGAACGGCGCCATCTCCTGTCAG CATGGCCCGTACGAGTGCATTCTGAACAACGTGGAGGCTTGCGCCATCAACGCCTGGCCGGATTTG AATGTGCATTTCGGTTTCATCAACTGCGTGGAGGAGCTGGTGGTGAAGAACAAGCGCGAGGAGTGGGAGTCCTGCTTCCAGAAACAGGGGCTCGACCCCAAGCCTGTCATGGAGTGCTACAACAGTGAGCGTGGCCAGAAG CTTTCGCTTAAGTACGGGAAACAGACCGATGCGCTCGTGCCTCCGCACAAGTACGTTCCCTGGGTCGTGGTTGATGGCCAGCCGCTCTACGAC AACTTCGAATCTTTCATCTGCAAGGCGTACAAGGGCCATCCTCCCAAGGCTTGCCAGGGGCTGAGCCGTCAGTACCCGATCATGCAGCAGGTGGTGAAGGCAGGCAACGGTGTCAGCTACAACTCCGCCGATGCCGAGGAGGTCGATGACAGCGTCGACGGCGAGATTGAGATGGTTCGGGATGATGGCAATTGA